Part of the Pseudomonadota bacterium genome is shown below.
GTCATCCGGCCGGTGCTGCCCGGCGTGGCCGCGGCCTGGGAGTGCGCCACGCTCCTGCTCGCCCTCATCGGCCTGGCCCGCTGGCGCAGGCAGCTGCTGGCGCGTCAGGCCGCGGCTGCGGCGCTGCTCATCACGTTGTCGTATGGCTTCGTGCGCGCGGAGACGCGGTATCTCGTGCCGGCCCTGCCCGCGCTGGCGGTGCTGGTCGGCCTTGCGGTTTCAGCGGGGGAGCGAGATGTTGCGACAGAGCCTTGTCAGCGCACCTGAATCTGCCCTATATTCTCAACGTCCCCCCACATCGCTGAGAGGTTGTGCTCGTGCCAACGTCCCCCGTATCGATGCGGCGCGACCTGCGTGAGACCGCGAAGCGGCCCTTCACCGTCGTCTTCATCACCATCTACAGCGTTGAGAACGCAGGCATTCGCTACGTCTCCGCGGCGCTCAAGCGCGCAGGGTTCCAGACGTACTGCATCTTCCTGCGCGACTGGCGCCACAACCTGCTCGAGATGCCGTCAGAGAAAGAGTTCTCGATGGTCATGGAGCTGGTGCGCGAGAAGAAGCCCGATCTCATCGGCATCGGGTTCATGTCGAGCCTTTACCAGATGTCGCGCGAGCTCACCCGGCGCCTCAAGCACTGCTTCCCGGAGACGCCCGTCATCTGGGGGGGCATTCACGTCACGTCGGTACCGGAAGAGTGCATCGACGACGAAGCCGACATGCTCTGTCTGGGCGAGGGTGAGGAGGCCATGCTCGAGCTGTGCCAGCGCATGGCCGCGGGTGATGAATACACCGACGTGCGCAACATCTGGGTGAAGCGCGATGGCGAGGTGCATCGAAATCCGCTGCGCCCCCTGCTGCAAGACCTCGACTGGCTCCCGTACCCGGACATCGACTCCGAGACCAAGTACTACATCGATGACGGCAAGTGCCGCAACGAGGAGCCGTGGCTGCGCACGGCCGAGTACCGGATCTACTTCTCGCGCGGCTGCCCGTACAACTGCAGCTACTGCTACGTCAGCATCTTGCGCGACGTCTACAACGAGAAGGGCAAGAAGTACTACCGCCATCGCTCGGTGGGGCACATCATCGGCGAGATGGCCTATGTGATGTCGAAGTTCAAGCGCATCGGCCACGTGAAGGTCGATGACGACACATCGTTCGCCTTCGGCCAGGAGTGGCTCGACGAGTTCTGTCGCGAGTGGAAGGCGAAGGTCGACATCCCCTTCGAGTGCCTGCTCATCCCCCCGATGCTTCGCGAAGAGATGCTCGCCCAGCTGAAGCACGCAGGCCTCTTCCGCGTGCAGACCGGCATCGAGAGCGGCTCGGCCAAGGAGTCGAAGGAGATCTACAACCGCGCGCCCGGCAACAACGCCATCATGAAGTTCGGTGAGTTCAACCGGCGGCTTCAGCTCGACATGATCTACGACGTGATCATCGACAATCCGCACGCCACCGAAGAGATGAAGCTCGAGATGGCCGAGTTCCTCCTCGAGCTGCCGCGGCCGTACAAGATCTACTTCTACTCGCTCACCTACTTCCCCGGCACAATGCTCACCAAGGAGCTGCTGGCCAAGGGCGTCATCACCCCGGATGAGGTCGAGGGGCGCTCGACCAAGGCGTGGAAGCAGTTCCGTGTCTCGATGGACTGGCCCCGCAGCGACGAGGACCGATTCTACCTCGCCCTCTACTCGCTGGTGAGCAAGAGCTTCATTCCCAAGTCGCTCATCCGCAACCTCATCGACAGGCGTGCATTCTGGAAGAAGAAGCCGTGGCTCGAGCTGCTGTTCGGATTCGCCTGGGGCGCCAACCTGCTGCGCATGGTCGGGGTGGCCTGGGAGTACTGGCGGCGTGGTGATCTCACGTGGTTCAAGATCAAGCAGTACGCCAGCATCCGCAAGCTCATCTCGCAGTAGGGCAGGCCTCGTCGCTGTCTTCGGTGCGTCGACGCGCTGGGCGTCACTTCAGGCTGATGGTGACGATCTTCAGCGCGCCCTCGTCCTTGGGGACCCAGACCAGGAAGCCGTAGCTCCCGATGGGAGTGCTCTGCAGGCGGCTGCTTCGCGTGAGGCGCTGGCCGTTCGAGGTCACGATGCGCAGCACGACCTTGTCGGGCATCTTCTTGCCCAGGCCCACGACGGTGCCGGCCACGGTGTACTTATCGCCTACCTCGGCGACCCCGATGCGTGTGAGCGAGAGATGCGCGCGCACCAGCTCGTTGCTCACGTTGACCATGAGGAGGGCGCCCGGCAACTGCGCGCGGGCGGGAGAGGGGTGAGCGAAGGTGAGGGTGAGTGCCAGCAGCAGGCCGATGACGGACATCGATGCGCGCATGGGTCGAGAGGCGCTCGCGGCTACGGCTTGTCGAACTTGGTGCGGAGGCGCTCGTACTCGTCTTTGGAGAGGTGGTCCTTGAGGGCGTCGAGCGACTCCTGCTGGCTGACCGAGGGCTTGCTCTTCTTGTACGAGCGATAGGCCTCCTTGTTGGCCTCTTTGAAGACCTGCTTCATCTCGTCTCCGCTGAGGGTTCCCTGCGATTCGAAGTAGCGGATGGCCACCTCGCCCAGGCCGTAGGTCCAGCCGTAGACGAAGGGCGCGCTGACGAACTTGCCCACGAACGGGAACAGGTTGGCGACGATGAGCGTGGTGACCTGGCCGAACACGCTCACGCCGCTGGTGGCGGCGATGTAGGCGAGGATTCGTTCTGGCGGGTCTTGCACGCCGAACACCCGGGAGACCCGCAGAATCATGGCGGTCTGCACGGGGATGAGCAGCACGAGGTCGCTGAAGGGGAGCAGGAACGAGGTGAGCACGATGCCCGCGCTCCAGGCGCTGAACGAGCGGACGATGGCCCGCGCGCGTTCGACCGGGTCGCCGTCGATGCTGTCGAACGTGGGGCGATCGAGGTCGCTGAAGGTCGGCGGCTGCGCGGTCTGGCTGCCCGGCGCGTACGAGGAGGGCGTCACGAAACTGGCTGAAGCGTACGCGGGGGATGCCTGGGGTGGCGCGGCGGGTGACGGTGGGGTGACCTT
Proteins encoded:
- a CDS encoding radical SAM protein; the encoded protein is MRRDLRETAKRPFTVVFITIYSVENAGIRYVSAALKRAGFQTYCIFLRDWRHNLLEMPSEKEFSMVMELVREKKPDLIGIGFMSSLYQMSRELTRRLKHCFPETPVIWGGIHVTSVPEECIDDEADMLCLGEGEEAMLELCQRMAAGDEYTDVRNIWVKRDGEVHRNPLRPLLQDLDWLPYPDIDSETKYYIDDGKCRNEEPWLRTAEYRIYFSRGCPYNCSYCYVSILRDVYNEKGKKYYRHRSVGHIIGEMAYVMSKFKRIGHVKVDDDTSFAFGQEWLDEFCREWKAKVDIPFECLLIPPMLREEMLAQLKHAGLFRVQTGIESGSAKESKEIYNRAPGNNAIMKFGEFNRRLQLDMIYDVIIDNPHATEEMKLEMAEFLLELPRPYKIYFYSLTYFPGTMLTKELLAKGVITPDEVEGRSTKAWKQFRVSMDWPRSDEDRFYLALYSLVSKSFIPKSLIRNLIDRRAFWKKKPWLELLFGFAWGANLLRMVGVAWEYWRRGDLTWFKIKQYASIRKLISQ